One Mesorhizobium loti genomic window carries:
- a CDS encoding oxidoreductase, with amino-acid sequence MPEGQFKEGIVGGRLAAEQYADNFSDLHPPLDHHEALVESDRCYFCYDAPCMNACPTSIDIPLFIRQISTGNPIGSAKTIFDQNILGGMCARVCPTETLCEEVCVREVAEGKPVQIGRLQRYATDVAMAENKQFYPRPEPTGKTVAVVGAGPAGLAAAHRLARHGHDVTILEARPKAGGLNEYGIAAYKSVDNFAQAEVDYVTAIGGIDIQNGKALGRDYQLSDLIRNYDAVFLGMGLGGVNALRADGEDAAGVTNAVEFIAELRQASDLAGLPVGRRVVVIGGGMTAIDAAVQSKLLGAEEVTICYRRGQEHMNASEFEQDLAAANGVTIRHWLQPKRVIAEAGKVSGIELEYTSLRGDKLAGTGETLTLVADQVFKAIGQSFVPAALNGSGAAIELEGGRIKVDAEGCTSLAKVWAGGDCIFGGDDLTVSAVAQGRDAAESIHRSLTQG; translated from the coding sequence ATGCCAGAAGGCCAGTTCAAGGAAGGTATCGTCGGCGGGCGGCTTGCCGCCGAGCAGTACGCGGACAATTTCTCCGACCTGCATCCGCCGCTCGATCACCATGAGGCGCTGGTCGAATCCGACCGCTGCTATTTCTGCTACGACGCGCCGTGCATGAATGCGTGCCCGACCTCGATCGACATTCCGCTGTTCATCCGCCAGATCTCGACCGGCAATCCGATCGGCTCGGCCAAAACGATCTTCGACCAGAACATCCTTGGCGGCATGTGCGCCCGCGTCTGCCCGACCGAGACGCTGTGCGAAGAGGTCTGCGTGCGCGAGGTGGCGGAAGGCAAGCCGGTGCAGATCGGCCGCCTGCAGCGCTATGCCACCGATGTCGCCATGGCCGAGAACAAGCAGTTCTATCCGCGCCCGGAGCCGACCGGAAAGACGGTCGCCGTGGTCGGCGCCGGTCCGGCCGGCCTTGCCGCCGCGCATCGGCTCGCCCGCCATGGCCATGACGTGACCATACTGGAGGCGCGGCCGAAGGCTGGCGGGCTCAACGAATACGGCATCGCCGCCTACAAGAGCGTCGACAATTTCGCCCAGGCCGAGGTCGACTATGTCACCGCGATCGGCGGCATCGACATCCAGAACGGCAAGGCGCTCGGCCGCGACTATCAGCTCTCCGACCTGATCCGCAATTACGACGCGGTGTTCCTCGGCATGGGGCTCGGCGGCGTCAATGCGCTGCGCGCCGATGGCGAGGATGCCGCCGGCGTCACCAATGCGGTGGAGTTCATTGCCGAACTGCGCCAGGCCAGCGATCTCGCCGGCCTGCCTGTCGGCCGCCGCGTCGTCGTCATTGGCGGCGGCATGACGGCGATCGACGCCGCCGTGCAGTCGAAACTGCTCGGCGCCGAGGAGGTGACGATCTGCTACCGGCGCGGCCAGGAGCACATGAACGCCTCCGAGTTCGAACAGGATCTGGCCGCCGCCAACGGCGTCACCATCCGCCACTGGCTGCAGCCGAAGCGGGTGATCGCCGAGGCCGGCAAGGTGTCGGGCATCGAACTTGAATACACCTCGCTTAGGGGCGACAAGCTTGCCGGCACGGGCGAGACGCTGACGCTCGTCGCCGACCAGGTGTTCAAGGCGATCGGCCAGAGTTTTGTCCCGGCCGCGCTCAATGGCAGTGGCGCTGCGATCGAACTCGAAGGCGGCCGCATCAAGGTCGATGCGGAAGGGTGCACCTCGCTGGCGAAAGTCTGGGCCGGCGGCGACTGCATCTTTGGCGGCGACGACCTGACCGTCTCGGCCGTGGCGCAAGGGCGGGATGCTGCGGAGAGCATACACAGGAGTCTGACGCAGGGATAA
- a CDS encoding glycine cleavage system T protein, with amino-acid sequence MKSHAKVVVIGGGVVGCSVLFHLARHGWTDVVLLERDELTSGSTWHAAGGMHTINGDPNVAKLQKYTISLYKEIEELSGQATGVHLTGGVLLAATEARLDWLRGVVAKGRYLGIDLEVISPNEAAEIMPLLDPRQFVGAVRNKEDGHLDPSGVTHAYAKAARKLGAEVERFTKVEDIVRRPDGLWRVITNNGEVVAEHVVNAGGLWAREVGRMVGLELPVLAMEHMYLITEDMPEVAAWNARTGTEIIHAVDFDGELYLRQERGGMLMGTYEKANKPWSEHQTPWNFGHELLEPDIDRIAPSLEVGFRHFPAFQHTGIKQIINGPFTFAPDGNPLVGPVRGLPGFWVACGVMAGFSQGGGVGLALSNWMIEGDPGADIWAMDVARYGDWATMAYTNAKVRENYSRRFSIRFPNEELPAGRPLKTTPVYDLLSAKGAQFGVAYGLEVPLWYAPEGIKDEFSWRRSSDFTHVASEVATVRAGVGLAEISSFAKYKVTGEGAAAWLDRLLACKLPKPGRMTLAPMLKDDGRLIGDFTLANLGGDGWFLAGSGIAEQYHMRWFEAHLPGDGSVQIEAVGAKLTGLAIAGPKAREVLAKVSRADVSNAAFPFMAVARMDIGMAPCLVGRVSYTGDLGYEIWVVPEYQRTVYQAVMAAGEEFGIGLFGSRALNALRLEKNYGSWGREYRPIYGPLEAGLDRFVAYGKEADFIGKAAALAERKQGGKLRLRAFIVDADDADVIGDEPIWFGGAVRGWVTSGGYAHHSKKSVAIGYVPKEIADESDGFEIELLGKRLAARIQAAPLFDANFERMRG; translated from the coding sequence ATGAAATCGCATGCAAAGGTCGTGGTCATTGGCGGCGGGGTCGTCGGGTGTTCCGTGCTGTTCCATCTTGCCCGCCATGGCTGGACCGACGTGGTGCTGCTGGAGCGCGACGAGCTGACATCTGGCTCGACCTGGCATGCGGCGGGCGGCATGCACACGATCAATGGCGACCCCAACGTCGCCAAGCTGCAGAAATACACGATCAGCCTCTACAAGGAGATCGAGGAGCTGTCCGGACAGGCAACCGGCGTGCACCTGACCGGCGGCGTGCTGCTCGCCGCGACCGAGGCGCGGCTGGACTGGCTGCGCGGTGTCGTCGCCAAGGGCCGCTATCTCGGCATCGACCTGGAGGTGATCTCGCCGAACGAGGCGGCTGAAATCATGCCGCTGCTCGATCCCAGGCAGTTCGTCGGCGCCGTCCGCAACAAGGAGGATGGCCATCTCGATCCCTCTGGCGTCACCCACGCCTATGCCAAGGCCGCGCGAAAACTCGGCGCCGAGGTCGAGCGCTTCACCAAGGTCGAGGACATTGTGCGGCGGCCCGATGGGCTGTGGCGCGTCATCACCAACAACGGCGAGGTGGTGGCAGAACATGTCGTCAATGCCGGCGGCCTGTGGGCGCGCGAGGTCGGCCGCATGGTCGGGCTGGAACTGCCGGTGCTGGCCATGGAGCACATGTACCTGATCACCGAGGACATGCCGGAAGTCGCCGCCTGGAACGCCAGGACGGGTACGGAGATCATCCACGCCGTCGATTTCGACGGCGAGCTCTATCTGCGCCAGGAACGCGGCGGCATGCTGATGGGCACCTACGAGAAGGCCAACAAGCCGTGGTCGGAACACCAGACACCATGGAATTTCGGCCATGAACTGCTCGAGCCGGACATCGACCGCATCGCGCCGTCGCTCGAAGTCGGCTTCCGCCACTTCCCGGCTTTCCAGCACACCGGCATCAAGCAGATCATCAACGGGCCCTTCACCTTCGCGCCCGACGGCAATCCGCTGGTCGGGCCGGTGCGCGGCCTGCCGGGTTTCTGGGTCGCCTGCGGCGTCATGGCCGGCTTTTCACAGGGCGGCGGCGTCGGGCTGGCGCTGTCCAACTGGATGATCGAGGGCGACCCCGGCGCCGACATCTGGGCCATGGATGTGGCGCGCTACGGCGACTGGGCGACGATGGCCTACACCAACGCCAAGGTGCGCGAAAACTATTCCAGGCGCTTTTCGATCCGCTTCCCCAATGAGGAACTGCCCGCCGGACGGCCGCTGAAGACGACGCCGGTCTACGATCTTCTGTCGGCCAAGGGTGCGCAGTTTGGCGTCGCCTATGGGCTGGAAGTGCCGCTCTGGTATGCGCCGGAAGGCATCAAGGACGAGTTCTCCTGGCGGCGCTCCAGCGATTTCACCCATGTTGCAAGCGAGGTTGCGACGGTCCGCGCCGGCGTCGGCCTGGCGGAGATTTCGAGCTTTGCCAAATACAAGGTGACGGGCGAGGGCGCTGCTGCCTGGCTCGACCGCCTGCTCGCCTGCAAACTGCCGAAACCCGGCCGCATGACGCTGGCGCCGATGCTGAAGGACGACGGCAGGCTGATCGGCGATTTCACGCTGGCCAATCTGGGCGGCGATGGCTGGTTCCTTGCCGGCTCCGGCATTGCCGAGCAGTACCATATGCGTTGGTTCGAGGCGCATCTGCCTGGGGACGGTTCGGTCCAGATCGAGGCGGTGGGCGCGAAACTCACCGGCCTTGCGATCGCGGGGCCGAAGGCGCGGGAGGTGCTGGCCAAGGTCAGTCGCGCCGATGTCTCCAACGCGGCGTTTCCGTTCATGGCGGTGGCGAGGATGGATATCGGCATGGCGCCGTGCCTGGTCGGCCGCGTCAGCTACACCGGCGATCTCGGTTACGAGATCTGGGTGGTGCCCGAATATCAGCGCACGGTCTATCAGGCCGTGATGGCGGCGGGTGAAGAATTCGGTATCGGCCTGTTCGGTTCGCGGGCGCTGAATGCGCTGCGGCTGGAGAAGAATTACGGTTCATGGGGACGCGAATACCGGCCGATCTATGGGCCGCTCGAAGCCGGGCTTGATCGCTTCGTCGCCTATGGCAAGGAGGCGGATTTCATCGGCAAGGCGGCGGCGCTTGCCGAGCGCAAGCAAGGCGGCAAATTGCGGCTGCGTGCCTTCATTGTCGATGCAGACGACGCCGATGTCATCGGCGACGAGCCGATCTGGTTCGGCGGCGCGGTACGCGGCTGGGTGACGTCGGGCGGCTACGCGCATCACTCGAAAAAGTCGGTCGCCATCGGCTATGTGCCGAAGGAGATCGCCGACGAGAGCGACGGCTTCGAAATCGAGCTGCTGGGCAAGCGCCTTGCCGCGCGCATCCAGGCGGCGCCGCTGTTCGATGCCAATTTCGAACGGATGCGAGGGTGA
- a CDS encoding lytic transglycosylase catalytic subunit codes for MLLALSACATAPSHINNVCAVFDQNDGWFDNWQSAAERASRTYGVPVPVLMATVRKESGFKSNARPPRTKLLGFIPWKHVSSATGFSQALDGTWSQYQRETGNWAARRTKFADAVDFVGWYHSKTADTYGVARNDTYNLYLAYYLGWTAYGRGNRGDAGVQGYARATDKMARDYDAQLRQCGN; via the coding sequence GTGTTGCTGGCACTTTCGGCCTGCGCGACCGCGCCCAGCCACATCAACAATGTCTGTGCCGTCTTCGACCAGAATGATGGCTGGTTCGACAATTGGCAGTCGGCGGCCGAACGCGCCTCTCGGACATACGGCGTCCCCGTGCCGGTGCTGATGGCGACGGTGCGCAAGGAATCCGGCTTCAAGAGCAATGCCCGGCCGCCGCGCACCAAGCTGCTCGGCTTCATTCCGTGGAAGCATGTCTCGTCGGCCACCGGCTTCTCGCAGGCGCTCGACGGCACCTGGTCGCAATATCAGCGCGAAACCGGCAACTGGGCGGCGCGGCGCACCAAATTCGCCGACGCCGTCGATTTCGTCGGCTGGTATCATTCCAAGACAGCAGATACCTACGGCGTCGCGCGCAACGACACCTACAATCTCTACCTCGCCTACTATCTCGGCTGGACCGCCTATGGCCGCGGCAATCGTGGCGACGCCGGCGTGCAGGGCTATGCCCGGGCCACCGACAAGATGGCCCGCGACTACGACGCGCAGCTACGGCAATGCGGAAACTAG
- a CDS encoding dipeptide ABC transporter ATP-binding protein has protein sequence MNEAVRNPGKPTPGPIIEIENLSISFFTRKGEIPAVMDFSCTVMPGEAMGIVGESGCGKSTVSLGIMRDLSNIGKIVGGKIKFQGKDMGELSDEELRAIRGNKIAMIYQEPMASLNPAMKVGQQLMEVPLIHDKVSKEEAYKRSLEMVRAVKLPDPERMMRSYPHQLSGGQQQRIVIAMALLSKPALLLLDEPTTALDVTVEAGIVELVKGLGEKFGTSMIFVSHNLGLILETCDRITVMYSGEAVETGKIKDVFDRMRHPYTQGLFRSIPLPGADKNSRPLIAIPGQLPLPHERPKGCNFGPRCHHFVEGVCNAAEIPMIEVAGHEGHFSRCVRFNEIDWEALPPGAKKVNERVVPGAPVLKIEDLRKYYKVGGSEVFGSSEGRVVKANETISFMARESETVAIVGESGCGKSTLAKVLLGLETASSGTVTLGNKQIQSTGIESRSVETVSSIQMVFQNPFDTLNPSHSVGSQIIRTLEKFNVGKTVADRRKRMLELLDLVKLPRAFETRKPRQLSGGQKQRIGVARAFAGDAKVVVADEPVSALDVSVQAAVTELLMDIQRKNKTTMLFISHDLSVVRYIADRVVVMYLGYIVEQGTTDQIFAPPYHPYTEALLSAIPIADTSVVKKHIVLEGDIPSAMNPPSGCPFQTRCGYKKLVPDNLCETKVPPVKHLGDGHMSLCWLADDVLAKMEPVIKFDKEHAAHEGVPEDAHSTGLGSTGTAPNRPRGKSSTAEADAIGDAVEQSQAGMRARRHKVSDESSETGVKKPKDTTRRH, from the coding sequence ATGAACGAGGCAGTTCGAAATCCCGGCAAACCGACCCCTGGGCCGATCATCGAGATCGAAAACCTGTCGATCTCCTTTTTTACCCGCAAGGGCGAGATACCGGCCGTCATGGATTTTTCCTGCACGGTCATGCCTGGCGAAGCGATGGGCATTGTCGGTGAATCGGGCTGCGGCAAGTCGACCGTGTCGCTCGGCATCATGCGCGACCTCTCCAACATCGGGAAGATCGTCGGCGGCAAGATCAAGTTCCAGGGCAAGGACATGGGCGAGCTCTCCGACGAGGAGCTGCGCGCCATCCGCGGCAACAAGATCGCCATGATCTACCAGGAGCCGATGGCCAGCCTCAATCCGGCAATGAAGGTCGGCCAGCAGCTGATGGAAGTGCCGCTGATCCATGACAAGGTGTCGAAGGAAGAGGCCTACAAACGCTCGCTCGAAATGGTGCGCGCGGTCAAGCTTCCCGATCCCGAGCGCATGATGCGCTCCTACCCGCATCAGCTCTCCGGCGGCCAGCAGCAGCGTATCGTCATTGCCATGGCGCTGCTGTCGAAGCCGGCGCTGCTTCTGCTTGACGAGCCGACGACGGCGCTCGACGTGACGGTGGAGGCGGGCATCGTCGAACTGGTCAAGGGGCTGGGCGAAAAGTTCGGCACGTCGATGATCTTCGTGTCGCACAATCTCGGCCTCATCCTGGAAACCTGCGACCGCATCACCGTGATGTATTCGGGCGAAGCGGTGGAGACCGGCAAGATCAAGGACGTGTTCGACCGGATGCGCCATCCCTATACGCAAGGGCTGTTCCGTTCGATCCCGCTGCCGGGCGCCGACAAGAACTCGCGGCCGCTGATTGCCATCCCCGGCCAGTTGCCACTGCCGCATGAGCGGCCGAAGGGCTGCAATTTCGGCCCGCGCTGCCACCATTTCGTCGAGGGCGTCTGCAACGCCGCCGAAATCCCGATGATCGAGGTCGCCGGCCATGAGGGGCATTTCTCGCGCTGCGTGCGCTTCAACGAGATCGACTGGGAGGCGCTGCCGCCCGGCGCCAAGAAGGTCAATGAGCGCGTCGTGCCCGGCGCACCGGTGCTCAAGATCGAGGATCTGCGGAAATACTACAAAGTCGGCGGCAGCGAGGTGTTCGGCTCGAGCGAGGGCCGCGTCGTCAAGGCCAACGAGACGATCTCCTTCATGGCGCGCGAATCCGAGACCGTCGCCATCGTCGGTGAATCCGGCTGCGGAAAGTCGACGCTGGCCAAGGTGCTGCTCGGACTAGAGACGGCGAGTTCAGGCACAGTCACGCTGGGCAACAAGCAGATCCAGTCGACCGGCATCGAGAGCCGCAGCGTCGAAACCGTGTCGTCGATCCAGATGGTGTTCCAGAACCCGTTCGACACGCTGAACCCCAGCCATTCGGTCGGCTCGCAGATCATCCGCACGCTTGAGAAATTCAACGTCGGCAAGACGGTCGCCGACCGGCGCAAGCGTATGCTCGAACTGCTCGACCTGGTGAAGCTGCCGCGCGCCTTCGAGACGCGCAAGCCGCGCCAGCTGTCCGGTGGTCAGAAGCAGCGCATCGGCGTGGCGCGCGCCTTTGCCGGCGATGCCAAGGTGGTGGTGGCGGACGAGCCGGTCTCGGCGCTCGACGTGTCGGTGCAGGCGGCGGTGACCGAACTGTTGATGGACATCCAGCGCAAGAACAAGACGACGATGCTGTTCATCAGCCACGATCTGTCGGTCGTGCGCTACATCGCCGACCGCGTCGTCGTCATGTATCTCGGTTACATCGTTGAGCAAGGCACGACCGACCAGATCTTCGCGCCGCCCTATCACCCCTATACCGAGGCGCTGCTGTCGGCGATCCCGATCGCGGACACCAGCGTGGTCAAGAAGCACATTGTGCTGGAAGGCGACATTCCTTCGGCGATGAACCCGCCGTCCGGCTGCCCGTTCCAGACACGCTGCGGCTACAAGAAGCTGGTGCCGGACAATCTGTGCGAGACCAAGGTTCCGCCGGTCAAGCATCTCGGCGACGGCCATATGAGTCTGTGCTGGCTGGCCGACGACGTGCTGGCGAAGATGGAACCGGTGATCAAGTTCGACAAGGAGCATGCGGCCCACGAGGGCGTGCCGGAAGATGCGCACAGCACTGGACTGGGTTCGACAGGAACAGCGCCCAACCGGCCGCGTGGCAAATCGTCGACCGCGGAAGCGGACGCGATCGGCGATGCTGTGGAGCAGAGCCAGGCTGGGATGCGAGCCCGTCGCCACAAAGTAAGCGACGAGTCCTCCGAAACCGGTGTTAAAAAGCCGAAAGATACGACAAGGCGACACTAA
- a CDS encoding trimethylamine methyltransferase MttB → MNEPRRKRGAERTSNRGPAPIPQLPQRRVTNPYPPMALLSPDQIEAIHQASMHILENFGIEVMSPRALSLFEKAGAVVDHASANVRIDRGMVAEALKTTRSNYTLTPRNPANTIHLGGNTINFTLVAGPPNVHDMERGRRAGNLRDYADLTRLAQHFNCVHMLGNQVCAPVELPANSRHLDTYFTNLTLTDKSFHVSAIGRGRALDGIEMMAIARGLTLDQMRDDPGIATIISVNSPRRFDEMMAEGLMTMAEFGQSVAVTPFTLMGAMSPVTLAGALAQQNAEALFGVVLTQLVRPGAPVMYGAFTSNVDMKSGAPAFGTPENTKANIASGQLARRYGLPYRTTPGSASNAADAQGAYETLMALWGAVLGHGNLVYHAAGWQEGGLTASFEKFIIDVEMIQHMMEFLRPIVVDEAELAVEALGAVPTGGHFFGEPHTLERYATAFYQPMLSNWQNYEAWQEAGGLDATARATRLWKKALEDYVEPAMDIAVREALEAYVARRKESIGQGEP, encoded by the coding sequence ATGAATGAACCAAGACGCAAGCGCGGCGCCGAGCGCACCAGCAACCGGGGGCCAGCGCCCATCCCACAACTGCCGCAAAGGCGCGTGACCAATCCCTATCCACCGATGGCGTTGCTGTCGCCCGACCAGATCGAGGCGATCCACCAGGCATCGATGCATATATTGGAAAATTTCGGCATCGAGGTGATGAGCCCGAGGGCGCTGTCGCTGTTCGAGAAGGCGGGTGCTGTGGTTGATCACGCCTCGGCGAATGTCCGCATCGATCGTGGCATGGTCGCCGAGGCGCTGAAGACGACGCGGTCCAACTATACGCTGACGCCCCGCAACCCGGCCAACACGATCCATCTTGGCGGCAATACCATCAATTTCACGCTGGTTGCCGGGCCGCCCAATGTGCACGACATGGAGCGTGGCCGCCGCGCCGGCAATTTGCGCGACTATGCCGATCTCACCCGGCTGGCGCAGCATTTCAACTGCGTCCACATGCTCGGCAACCAGGTCTGCGCGCCGGTCGAACTGCCGGCCAATTCGCGCCATCTCGACACCTACTTCACCAATCTGACGCTGACCGACAAGAGTTTCCATGTCTCGGCGATCGGCCGGGGCAGGGCGCTCGACGGCATCGAGATGATGGCGATCGCGCGCGGGCTGACGCTGGACCAGATGCGCGACGATCCGGGTATCGCCACCATCATCTCGGTCAACTCGCCGCGCCGCTTCGACGAGATGATGGCCGAGGGGCTGATGACCATGGCCGAATTCGGCCAGTCGGTGGCGGTGACGCCGTTCACGCTGATGGGGGCGATGAGCCCGGTGACGCTGGCGGGTGCCTTGGCGCAGCAGAATGCCGAGGCGCTGTTCGGCGTCGTGCTGACGCAGCTGGTGCGGCCGGGGGCGCCTGTCATGTATGGCGCCTTCACCTCCAATGTCGACATGAAGTCCGGCGCGCCGGCCTTCGGCACGCCTGAAAACACCAAGGCCAACATTGCGTCGGGGCAATTGGCGCGGCGCTACGGGCTGCCCTACCGGACGACGCCGGGCTCGGCCTCCAACGCGGCGGACGCGCAAGGCGCCTATGAGACGCTGATGGCGCTGTGGGGCGCGGTGCTCGGCCATGGCAACCTCGTCTATCACGCCGCCGGCTGGCAGGAGGGCGGGCTGACGGCGTCGTTCGAAAAATTCATCATCGATGTCGAGATGATCCAGCACATGATGGAGTTCCTGCGGCCGATCGTGGTCGACGAGGCGGAGCTCGCCGTCGAGGCGCTGGGCGCGGTGCCGACCGGCGGCCATTTCTTCGGCGAGCCGCACACGCTGGAGCGCTACGCCACCGCCTTCTACCAGCCGATGCTGTCCAACTGGCAGAATTACGAGGCCTGGCAGGAGGCCGGCGGGCTCGATGCGACAGCGCGCGCGACGCGGCTCTGGAAGAAGGCGCTGGAGGACTATGTCGAGCCGGCGATGGATATCGCCGTGCGCGAAGCGCTGGAGGCCTACGTCGCCAGACGCAAGGAATCGATCGGGCAGGGGGAACCGTGA
- a CDS encoding Glyoxalase/bleomycin resistance protein/dioxygenase protein/dioxygenase has product MPKSPMPFFWYELMTSDLDAAEPFYTKVVGWTAQPFDKAPGMPRYIVVNSAERGVGGLMTMPEDAAKMGMPPAWVGYIHTRDVDASTEAVKAAGGAVHRQPDDIPGVGRFSVVADPQGATFMFLQPNLPDQPALPATTPGHVGWHELYTSDRQAAFDFYSSQLGWTSAGDFDIGEMGVYQTFKAGPESGGGIMNKPPQLAVPVWLFYFNVAAIDAAAKRVTDNGGKLVMGPMAVPTGQWIVQCQDPQGAYFALLAPAR; this is encoded by the coding sequence ATGCCGAAATCCCCGATGCCCTTCTTCTGGTACGAGCTGATGACTTCAGACCTCGACGCCGCCGAGCCCTTCTACACCAAGGTCGTCGGCTGGACGGCGCAGCCTTTCGACAAGGCGCCCGGCATGCCGCGCTACATCGTTGTAAATTCCGCCGAACGCGGCGTCGGCGGGCTGATGACGATGCCCGAGGACGCCGCCAAGATGGGTATGCCGCCGGCCTGGGTCGGCTATATCCACACGAGGGATGTCGATGCCTCGACAGAGGCGGTGAAGGCCGCGGGCGGGGCTGTACATCGCCAGCCCGACGATATCCCTGGTGTCGGCCGCTTCTCCGTCGTGGCGGACCCGCAAGGTGCGACCTTCATGTTCCTGCAGCCCAATCTCCCGGACCAGCCGGCTCTGCCGGCGACGACGCCGGGCCATGTCGGCTGGCATGAGCTCTATACCTCGGACCGGCAGGCTGCGTTCGACTTCTATTCCAGCCAGTTAGGCTGGACCAGCGCAGGCGATTTCGACATCGGCGAAATGGGTGTCTACCAAACCTTCAAGGCGGGTCCTGAATCAGGCGGCGGCATCATGAACAAACCGCCGCAGCTCGCCGTTCCCGTCTGGCTGTTCTACTTCAACGTTGCTGCCATCGACGCCGCGGCTAAACGCGTCACCGATAATGGCGGCAAGCTCGTGATGGGTCCGATGGCCGTGCCGACCGGCCAATGGATCGTGCAATGCCAGGATCCGCAAGGCGCGTATTTCGCGCTTCTGGCGCCAGCGCGATAA
- a CDS encoding DoxX family protein — protein MKLFEGLSRYRPQALGVLRIMTALQFVEHGSQKLFNFPISAEPHALNGLTATAGILEFAGGILLALGLFTRPVAFLLAGEMAIAYFMAHYPRDFFPANNGGDAAISFCFIFLYLVFAGAGAFALDNRSKA, from the coding sequence ATGAAGCTTTTCGAAGGCCTCTCCCGATACCGACCGCAGGCGCTCGGCGTGCTGCGCATCATGACCGCGCTGCAGTTTGTCGAGCATGGCAGCCAGAAACTGTTCAACTTCCCCATCAGCGCCGAGCCTCACGCCCTCAACGGGCTGACCGCGACCGCCGGCATCCTCGAATTCGCCGGCGGCATCCTGCTGGCGCTTGGCCTGTTCACTCGGCCCGTCGCGTTCCTCCTGGCCGGCGAAATGGCGATCGCCTATTTCATGGCACACTACCCGCGCGACTTCTTTCCGGCCAACAATGGCGGCGACGCGGCGATCTCCTTCTGCTTCATCTTCCTCTATCTGGTCTTCGCCGGCGCCGGCGCCTTCGCGCTGGACAATCGCAGCAAGGCCTGA
- a CDS encoding ChaC family protein, which produces MRLMSLPRQMSLTPELVALCHREEADPGPDPSWTELKDEDFQALSMRLSTEADEGPLWVFAYGSLIWKPEFDSVERRLATAFGWHRSFCLDMVRWRGSAAQPGLMMALERGGRCNGVIYRLPEGEKPAQIERLLRREISDHESVSSVRWLPVHTAQGELRALGFWVGVKGRGTSLGQPLDRVASILARACGHIGSGAEYLYNTVSHLEAFGIHDRNLWRLQQLVADEVRALHGRPAGEDHPPRQEQAIHGIT; this is translated from the coding sequence ATGCGCCTTATGTCGCTGCCACGCCAGATGTCGCTCACGCCTGAGCTCGTCGCACTGTGCCACAGGGAAGAAGCCGATCCCGGCCCCGACCCGAGCTGGACGGAACTGAAGGACGAGGATTTCCAGGCTCTTTCAATGCGGCTTTCCACGGAAGCGGATGAGGGGCCGCTGTGGGTGTTCGCCTACGGCTCGCTGATCTGGAAGCCGGAATTCGATTCAGTCGAGCGACGGCTCGCCACGGCCTTCGGCTGGCACCGCTCCTTCTGCCTCGACATGGTGCGCTGGCGCGGCAGTGCCGCGCAGCCTGGGCTGATGATGGCGCTCGAACGCGGCGGACGCTGCAACGGGGTGATCTACCGCTTGCCGGAGGGCGAAAAGCCGGCCCAGATCGAAAGGCTGCTGCGCCGCGAGATCAGCGACCATGAGAGCGTCAGCTCGGTCCGGTGGCTGCCGGTGCATACGGCGCAAGGCGAGCTGCGGGCGCTGGGTTTCTGGGTTGGCGTGAAGGGGCGGGGAACGTCACTTGGCCAGCCGCTGGACAGAGTGGCGAGCATCTTGGCCAGAGCCTGCGGCCATATCGGCTCCGGCGCCGAATATCTCTACAACACGGTCAGCCATCTCGAAGCGTTCGGCATCCATGACCGCAATCTGTGGCGGCTGCAGCAACTGGTGGCGGACGAGGTCCGGGCACTCCATGGCCGGCCAGCCGGCGAGGACCATCCACCTCGGCAAGAGCAGGCCATCCACGGCATAACATGA